The following proteins come from a genomic window of Amaranthus tricolor cultivar Red isolate AtriRed21 chromosome 14, ASM2621246v1, whole genome shotgun sequence:
- the LOC130800150 gene encoding uncharacterized protein LOC130800150, with translation MGDLAGTLRAGWQPITTYDTSTSRYWLNWRVLLCSVWVLISMIFATYLISRHEGVRNIPTRTDNSIQNGRERDTTRRKTEENQGILYGDEVWKPCLRGIHPGWLLAFRVCAFFVLLILLIVNAIYDGGSIFYYYTQWTFTLVTIYFGLGSVLSMYGCYEYHQNISGDRVHSDQMVDAERGAFSNTFKTSLSLQQPINHPSRLAGFWCYAFQIIFQMNAGAVMLTDCVFWFIIVPFLANTNKNYDLNFFVINMHTINLVFLLGDTVLNCLRFPWFRIAYFILWTSFFVIFQWVLHACISIWWPYPFLDLSSSFAPLWYFVVGIMHFPCYGIFFLIMKLKHNLLSKYFPQSYQCSK, from the exons ATGGGTGATTTAGCAGGAACATTAAGAGCAGGTTGGCAACCAATTACAACATATGATACATCAACTTCAAGATACTGGTTAAATTGGAGGGTTTTACTTTGTTCAGTTTGGGTATTAATCTCCATGATTTTTGCAACATACCTTATATCAAGACATGAAGGAGTTAGAAATATTCCTACAAGAACAGATAATAGTATACAAAATGGGAGAGAAAGAGATACAACAAGAAGAAAAACAGAGGAAAATCAAGGAATTTTATATGGTGATGAAGTTTGGAAACCTTGTCTTAGAGGAATTCATCCTGGTTGGCTATTAGCTTTCAGAGTTTGTGCTTTTTTTGTGCTCTTGATTCTTCTCATTGTCAATGCAATATATGATGGTGGGTCCATTTTCTACTATTACACTCA GTGGACTTTTACTCTTGTCACCATATATTTTGGG TTAGGATCAGTGCTGTCAATGTATGGATGTTATGAATATCACCAAAACATAAGTGGTGATAGAGTTCATAGTGATCAGATGGTTGATGCAGAAAGAGGTGCATTTTCTAATACATTCAAAACCTCATTAAGTCTTCAACAACCCATTAATCATCCTTCCCGCCTCGCCGGTTTCTGGTGTTATGCCTTCCAAATCATATTTCAG ATGAATGCAGGGGCTGTGATGCTCACAGATTGTGTATTTTGGTTTATAATTGTTCCATTCCTtgcaaacacaaacaaaaactaTGATCTTAATTTT TTTGTCATAAATATGCATACAATCAACCTTGTGTTTTTACTTGGTGACACGGTCCTGAATTGCTTG AGGTTTCCTTGGTTCCGGATTGCATATTTTATACTTTGGACATCATTTTTTGTCATATTTCAATGGGTTCTTCATGCTTGTATATCCATTTG GTGGCCATATCCCTTTTTGGACCTATCTTCATCATTTGCTCCCTTATG GTATTTTGTAGTAGGAATAATGCACTTCCCATGTTATGGCATCTTCTTTTTGATAATGAAGCTGAAGCATAATCTCTTGTCAAAATATTTTCCACAATCTTACCAATGCTCCAAGTGA
- the LOC130800152 gene encoding uncharacterized protein LOC130800152: MDGMEQWKAKLLDVVEQGKGVMQDVVAQAQLKIKEIDIQDMKQKFKDVPDLKQKIKENPDVQLYIAASVIFLTILVSLLLRLFKRKKSNTIVLAGLTGSGKTILFYQLRDGSSHQGTVTSMDPNEGTFVLHSETSKSAKIKPVHLVDVPGHSRLRPKLDDYMPQAAGVIFVVDSLEFLPNCRSAAEYLYDILTKASVVKKSIPLLIVCNKTEKVTAHSKDFIRKQLEKEIDKLRASRTVMSDADITSEYTLGESGQPFTFSQCHNKVTLAEASGLTGDISQVEAFIREHVKP, encoded by the exons ATGGATGGCATGGAACAGTGGAAGGCGAAACTTCTTGACGTGGTCGAGCAGGGAAAGGGTGTGATGCAGGATGTTGTTGCTCAAGCACAGCTGAAAATTAAAGAGATAGACATACAAGATATGAAGCAGAAATTTAAGGATGTTCCAGATTTGAAGCAGAAAATCAAAGAGAACCCTGATGTCCAGTTGTATATTGCAGCTTCTGTTATATTCCTAACCATACTTGTTTCATTGCTTT TGCGGTTGTTCAAGCGTAAAAAGTCCAACACTATTGTGCTTGCTGGGCTTACTGGGAGTGGGAAAACTATTCTCTTTTACCAG CTTCGAGATGGTTCTTCTCATCAAGGAACTGTGACATCGATGGACCCAAATGAGGGTACGTTTGTGCTGCATTCGGAAACTAGCAAG AGTGCGAAAATCAAACCTGTGCATTTAGTTGATGTTCCTGGGCACTCGCGTCTTCGGCCTAAGCTTGACGATTATATGCCCCAGGCTGCTGGTGTTATTTTCGTTGTTGATTCTTTAGAGTTCTTGCCTAATTGCCGCTCTGCCGCAGA gTACTTGTACGATATCCTTACCAAGGCTAGTGTTGTAAAGAAGAGTATTCCCTTACTTATTGTTTGCAACAAAACTGAAAAAGTTACTGCTCATTCTAAGGATTTCATTCGCAAACAGCTGGAGAAAGAAAT AGATAAATTGCGGGCTTCGAGGACAGTGATGTCAGATGCCGATATTACTAGCGAATACACCCTCGGTGAATCCGGGCAGCCATTCACCTTCTCACAATGTCATAACAAGGTCACTCTTGCTGAAGCCTCTGGCCTGACAGGTGATATTTCTCAAGTTGAGGCATTCATTAGAGAGCATGTAAAGCCTTGA